From the genome of Uranotaenia lowii strain MFRU-FL chromosome 1, ASM2978415v1, whole genome shotgun sequence, one region includes:
- the LOC129754519 gene encoding nucleic acid dioxygenase ALKBH1 isoform X2, whose amino-acid sequence MLRTRARDELLNIPAVARPYKDISSTFKMKETNFPGLISSKNWQIFELSNRPGLIIISNPFTVCAQRYWMYRSVADYSKHPNRTNLPQNFIDKYSSYSPNSLPGESGTSPFDWWEVTQAIEDPQERVKAQKALRWTTLGYHYDWDNKVYEEAARDEFPSDLGRLCCHFARALGFLDFRAEAAIVNYYPIGSTLAGHTDHSEKNLDAPLFSFSFGQSAIFLIGGPTKDERPDALLLRSGDVVVMTRASRLCYHAVPRVFHLHESTAERWEPATEPEEDCGSAAESNYGISSAVWNNCRPQQRETGGVVDGWWNAIADYIGNSRININIRQVLNEGENHL is encoded by the exons ATGCTCAGGACGAGAGCGCGCGACGAACTGTTAAACATTCCAGCAGTAGCTCGTCCATATAAA GATATTTCTTCTACCTTTAAAATGAAAGAAACTAACTTCCCAGGGCTCATAAGCAGTAAAAACTGGCAAATATTTGAGCTTTCGAATCGGCCGGGACTAATCATCATCAGTAATCCATTCACTGTGTGCGCTCAACGTTACTGGATGTACCGAAGTGTTGCTGACTACAGCAAACATCCGAACCGAACGAACTTGCCGCAAAATTTCATCGATAAGTACTCATCTTACAGCCCCAACTCCCTTCCGGGAGAGTCGGGAACAAGTCCCTTCGATTGGTGGGAAGTTACCCAAGCGATCGAAGATCCGCAAGAACGTGTCAAAGCGCAGAAAGCTCTCCGTTGGACAACTTTGGGATATCACTACGACTGGGACAACAAGGTGTACGAAGAAGCCGCCAGGGACGAATTTCCATCCGATCTGGGACGTCTGTGTTGTCACTTTGCGCGAGCGTTAGGTTTTTTGGATTTCCGAGCCGAAGCAGCTATCGTTAACTACTATCCGATAGGAAGCACATTGGCAGGGCATACAGATCATTCGGAGAAGAATCTGGACGCGCCGCTGTTTTCGTTCag TTTTGGCCAATCGGCCATCTTCCTGATAGGCGGTCCCACCAAGGACGAGCGACCGGATGCCCTGTTGCTGAGGAGCGGAGATGTGGTCGTTATGACCCGGGCTAGCCGCCTGTGCTATCATGCGGTGCCGAGAGTTTTTCACTTGCACGAATCGACAGCCGAACGATGGGAACCGGCAACGGAACCGGAAGAGGACTGTGGTAGCGCAGCCGAGAGCAACTACGGTATATCATCGGCAGTTTGGAACAATTGTAGACCACAGCAGCGAGAAACGGGCGGAGTTGTCGATGGGTGGTGGAATGCTATCGCTGATTACATTGGTAATAGCCGAATCAACATCAATATTAGACAAGTTTTAAATGAGGGAGAAAATCATTTGTAA